One stretch of Shewanella sp. Arc9-LZ DNA includes these proteins:
- the gpmM gene encoding 2,3-bisphosphoglycerate-independent phosphoglycerate mutase, whose protein sequence is MAKKRPLALLILDGWGYSEDTQDNAVFHANTPVLDKLNAQYPHSLISGSGIDVGLPDGQMGNSEVGHINIGSGRIVYQELTRISKAIVDHEFEQNAALCDAVDKAIAANGAVHIMGLLSAGGVHSHEEHIEAMCRMAVERGATKVYLHAFLDGRDTPPRSAKNSLVHFDELFAELGHGRTASIIGRYFAMDRDNRWDRVSQAYELITEAKGKFAYASAPEALEAAYARDENDEFVAASAIVDAQGEAAELSDNDSLIFMNFRADRARQITRTFVNPDFDGFKRNKTPKINFVMLTDYAADINAPVAYPSSDLVNTLGETLQNQGKTQLRISETEKYAHVTFFFNGGKEEPFEGEDRILIQSPKVATYDLQPEMSSTELTDKLVAAIESTKYDVIICNYPNGDMVGHSGNFDAAVKACEAVDACIGRVVEALAKVDGECLITADHGNAEKMKDPSNGQAFTAHTSNLVPFVYVGRDAVIKDGGRLSDIAPTMLTLMGQSIPKEMSGRCIIDLKE, encoded by the coding sequence ATGGCTAAAAAACGTCCACTCGCATTACTTATCCTTGATGGTTGGGGTTACAGTGAAGACACGCAAGATAACGCGGTTTTTCATGCAAACACTCCTGTCTTAGATAAGCTCAATGCACAATACCCTCACAGTCTTATTTCAGGTTCTGGTATTGACGTCGGATTACCCGATGGTCAAATGGGTAACTCTGAAGTTGGCCATATCAATATTGGTTCTGGCCGAATTGTTTATCAAGAACTCACCCGCATCAGTAAAGCAATTGTAGACCATGAGTTTGAACAAAACGCAGCACTTTGCGATGCAGTAGACAAAGCCATTGCCGCAAATGGTGCGGTGCACATTATGGGGCTATTGTCTGCCGGTGGTGTACACAGCCATGAAGAGCACATTGAAGCTATGTGCCGTATGGCTGTTGAACGCGGCGCAACAAAAGTGTACTTACATGCCTTTTTAGATGGCCGTGATACGCCACCTCGTAGCGCAAAAAATAGCTTGGTCCATTTTGATGAGCTATTTGCTGAATTAGGTCATGGCCGTACAGCCTCAATTATTGGTCGATATTTTGCCATGGATCGTGATAATCGTTGGGATCGCGTATCGCAAGCCTACGAATTAATCACCGAAGCTAAAGGTAAGTTCGCTTATGCTTCGGCACCAGAAGCGCTTGAAGCGGCATATGCTCGTGATGAAAACGATGAGTTTGTTGCAGCATCTGCCATTGTTGATGCGCAAGGCGAAGCTGCCGAATTAAGCGATAATGATTCACTGATATTTATGAATTTCCGTGCAGATCGTGCTCGCCAAATCACCCGCACTTTCGTGAATCCAGATTTTGACGGGTTTAAACGTAATAAAACACCAAAAATCAACTTTGTGATGTTAACTGACTACGCTGCAGACATTAATGCTCCGGTAGCCTATCCATCGAGTGATTTAGTCAATACTTTAGGCGAAACCCTGCAAAACCAGGGTAAGACCCAGCTGCGTATTTCGGAAACTGAAAAATATGCTCATGTGACTTTCTTTTTCAATGGTGGTAAAGAAGAGCCATTCGAAGGTGAAGATCGTATTTTAATTCAGTCACCTAAGGTCGCAACGTATGATCTGCAACCTGAAATGAGCTCGACAGAATTAACCGATAAATTGGTCGCCGCGATAGAATCTACAAAATATGATGTCATCATTTGTAACTATCCAAATGGTGATATGGTCGGCCATAGCGGTAACTTTGATGCCGCAGTTAAAGCGTGTGAAGCGGTTGATGCATGTATTGGTCGTGTCGTCGAAGCGTTAGCTAAAGTTGATGGCGAATGCTTGATTACTGCCGATCATGGTAATGCCGAAAAAATGAAAGATCCTTCTAACGGACAAGCATTTACAGCTCACACCAGTAACTTGGTACCGTTCGTTTATGTCGGTCGTGATGCCGTGATAAAAGATGGTGGACGCTTGAGCGATATTGCGCCAACTATGTTAACCTTAATGGGCCAAAGCATCCCGAAAGAAATGAGTGGACGCTGTATCATTGACCTTAAAGAGTAA
- a CDS encoding murein hydrolase activator EnvC: MITRLFIKASIVAGFLIFSFTANSADLSSRQSALKSIQAQINQQQNSLKDTSRQREKLIALLKSDEQAIAKAAKKVNQSQNSLTEVNAKLSNLDKQQIDLAKLKKSQQDTLSKQLSSAYLAGNHDYTKMMLNQQNPATVERMLAYYQFLNNARIKAIQQLKQTSIDLNKVKQQQVTAKQKLNALVIDQKQQALQLTKEQGQRQQTLTQLQRTLSSKGAELEQLQIEEASLKRIVQQAMLAAKANPTMDGLVSQKAKLKWPTNGRVSKRFGSNRSGQIVWKGTVLAAPEGQNINAVASGKVIYADWLRGFGMVLVIDHGKGYMSLYGHAQTLLRQPGDMVKTGESIALVGRSGGQSEPGLYFEIRNKGKAVDPAYYCR, encoded by the coding sequence GTGATAACTCGTTTATTTATTAAAGCCAGCATTGTTGCTGGCTTTCTAATCTTTTCATTTACGGCAAATAGTGCTGATTTGTCTTCACGCCAGTCGGCTTTGAAGTCTATTCAAGCACAAATAAACCAACAACAAAATTCACTCAAAGACACCTCAAGGCAACGCGAGAAGCTTATTGCGTTACTAAAAAGTGACGAGCAAGCGATTGCAAAAGCAGCTAAAAAAGTCAATCAATCACAAAATTCGTTGACTGAAGTTAACGCCAAACTTAGCAACTTGGATAAACAGCAGATAGATTTAGCCAAGCTTAAAAAAAGTCAGCAAGACACCTTATCAAAACAGTTATCTAGCGCTTATTTGGCAGGTAATCATGATTACACTAAGATGATGCTGAATCAGCAAAATCCGGCCACAGTTGAGCGCATGCTGGCGTATTATCAATTTCTCAACAATGCCCGCATAAAAGCTATTCAACAACTCAAGCAAACTAGCATTGATCTTAATAAAGTTAAGCAACAGCAAGTAACAGCAAAGCAAAAACTCAATGCTTTAGTGATAGATCAAAAGCAACAAGCGCTGCAATTAACCAAAGAGCAAGGCCAACGCCAACAAACATTGACTCAACTACAAAGAACCTTATCCAGTAAAGGTGCGGAATTAGAGCAACTGCAAATAGAAGAGGCAAGTTTAAAACGTATAGTGCAACAAGCAATGCTTGCCGCAAAAGCCAATCCAACCATGGATGGATTAGTCAGTCAAAAAGCCAAATTAAAATGGCCAACTAACGGCAGAGTGAGTAAACGATTTGGTAGCAACCGTTCTGGACAAATTGTTTGGAAAGGGACTGTACTTGCCGCACCTGAAGGACAAAATATCAATGCAGTGGCATCAGGAAAAGTTATTTATGCCGACTGGTTACGTGGTTTTGGTATGGTGTTAGTTATTGATCATGGTAAGGGTTATATGAGCCTATACGGTCACGCCCAAACACTATTAAGACAACCTGGAGATATGGTGAAAACTGGCGAGTCTATTGCGCTTGTTGGCCGTTCAGGTGGGCAAAGCGAACCAGGGTTATATTTCGAAATCCGTAATAAAGGTAAGGCTGTCGACCCAGCCTATTATTGTCGTTAA
- a CDS encoding divergent polysaccharide deacetylase family protein: MPATATKLAIIIDDIGYRLTDEAALSLPTSITLSVLPHTPLGQKLAQDGYHKGHEIMLHLPMQALNGKALGPGGLTNDMNETQIKQQLQSAFSNIPFAKGANNHMGSLLTQMDEPMLWVMQSLKQQQLFFVDSFTTKYTKASNKAMQLGVPSLRRHIFLDNDISERALERQFQQMITQSKRQDKLVVIAHPYPETIRFLNANLARLNDNGITLVPTSQLFDDMNVTTASLPNPTATLK; the protein is encoded by the coding sequence ATGCCCGCTACAGCGACTAAATTAGCCATTATCATTGACGATATTGGTTATCGCCTAACTGACGAAGCAGCATTGTCATTACCCACTTCGATCACTTTATCGGTGTTGCCCCATACTCCGCTAGGACAAAAACTTGCGCAAGATGGTTATCATAAAGGTCATGAAATAATGTTACACCTACCAATGCAAGCCTTAAATGGCAAAGCTTTAGGACCTGGAGGGCTAACCAATGATATGAATGAGACACAAATTAAACAACAGTTACAAAGTGCGTTCTCTAATATCCCGTTTGCTAAAGGGGCTAATAATCATATGGGGAGTTTACTGACTCAAATGGATGAACCGATGTTATGGGTAATGCAGAGTTTAAAACAGCAGCAGTTGTTTTTTGTCGATAGTTTTACCACTAAATATACCAAAGCCAGCAACAAAGCGATGCAGCTTGGAGTACCATCACTGAGAAGACACATATTTTTAGATAACGACATTAGTGAACGTGCGCTTGAACGTCAGTTTCAGCAGATGATTACGCAATCCAAACGGCAAGATAAGCTGGTTGTTATTGCACATCCTTACCCAGAGACCATTCGATTTTTAAACGCTAATTTAGCTCGTTTGAACGATAATGGCATCACATTAGTACCAACATCTCAATTATTTGATGATATGAATGTCACGACAGCAAGTCTGCCTAATCCAACTGCAACACTGAAATAG
- a CDS encoding Rrf2 family transcriptional regulator: protein MQLTRYTDFGIRILMYLAVQSERESLFRIAEVTSVFDLSSNHVAKIIHQLGKKGYLQTVRGKSGGFRLAKAADEVLIGQLVRDLEHSLSPIDCDSPYCRFTPICQLKGVLGQAVTAYLAVLDQYTLADIVSNKTEILSTLPDLSISVLQLD, encoded by the coding sequence ATGCAATTAACCCGATATACAGATTTTGGTATTCGCATTTTGATGTATCTTGCGGTGCAATCTGAACGCGAAAGTTTGTTTCGAATAGCTGAAGTGACTAGTGTGTTTGACCTTTCTTCAAACCATGTAGCCAAGATTATCCATCAATTGGGAAAAAAGGGATATTTGCAGACGGTCAGAGGTAAAAGTGGTGGTTTTAGATTAGCAAAAGCTGCTGATGAGGTGTTAATTGGGCAATTGGTCCGTGATTTAGAGCATTCACTATCACCTATTGATTGTGACTCACCTTATTGCCGATTTACGCCAATATGCCAATTAAAAGGCGTGTTGGGTCAGGCTGTTACAGCTTATCTGGCGGTACTTGATCAATATACCTTAGCTGATATTGTATCCAATAAAACGGAAATTTTATCTACACTACCTGACTTATCTATTTCAGTGTTGCAGTTGGATTAG
- a CDS encoding YkgJ family cysteine cluster protein, whose amino-acid sequence MDCRLGCGACCIAPSITSAIPGMPMGKPAGVRCIQLNADNLCMIFGQPERPDVCAEFSASIDVCGTTNEQALWLITDLESSTC is encoded by the coding sequence ATGGATTGTCGTTTGGGTTGTGGTGCCTGCTGCATTGCGCCTTCTATCACTAGTGCAATACCAGGCATGCCAATGGGGAAACCTGCTGGGGTGCGTTGTATTCAATTAAATGCCGATAATCTGTGTATGATTTTTGGTCAACCAGAACGTCCAGATGTTTGTGCTGAGTTTAGTGCAAGTATTGATGTGTGCGGCACCACAAATGAACAAGCTTTATGGTTGATCACTGATTTAGAGTCTTCAACATGCTAA
- the rihA gene encoding pyrimidine-specific ribonucleoside hydrolase RihA — protein MKRPVILDCDPGHDDAISLILALSSAKLDVLAVTTSAGNQTPDKTLNNALRVLTLLGRHDIPVASGAPKPLARDLIIADNVHGESGLDGPKLPDPAFAPVEQTAIELMAEKVRNSKQPVTLVPTGPLTNIALFLAAHPELHHNIDSIVLMGGAAGVGNWTPAAEFNIFVDPEAADMVFKSGLPIVMCGLDVTHEAQIMDEDIERIRAIKNPIAQCVAELLDFFMIYHRDPKWGFTGAPLHDPCTIAWLLNPSLFTTVDCWVGVETKGEYTQGMTVVDRYQLTGKPHNAKVLFNINRTGFVDFIVERLSDY, from the coding sequence ATGAAACGTCCTGTAATTCTCGACTGTGATCCCGGTCATGACGATGCCATCTCACTTATTTTAGCGCTTAGCTCTGCAAAGCTTGATGTATTAGCTGTCACCACCAGTGCAGGCAACCAAACACCAGACAAAACCTTAAACAATGCTTTACGTGTACTAACACTATTGGGTCGTCATGATATACCCGTTGCAAGTGGCGCCCCTAAGCCATTAGCTCGTGATCTGATCATTGCAGATAATGTTCACGGCGAGAGTGGTCTGGATGGACCCAAATTGCCCGATCCAGCCTTTGCACCTGTAGAACAAACGGCTATTGAACTGATGGCCGAAAAAGTGCGTAACAGTAAGCAACCCGTCACACTTGTTCCAACTGGACCGTTAACTAATATTGCGCTGTTTCTAGCTGCTCATCCTGAGTTACATCACAACATAGATAGTATCGTTCTGATGGGTGGCGCTGCAGGTGTGGGCAATTGGACACCAGCTGCTGAATTTAATATTTTTGTCGATCCAGAAGCTGCAGATATGGTATTCAAATCTGGCTTGCCAATCGTAATGTGCGGACTAGATGTGACTCACGAAGCCCAGATTATGGATGAGGATATTGAGCGAATTAGAGCCATTAAAAATCCTATCGCGCAATGTGTTGCGGAATTACTCGACTTTTTTATGATTTATCACCGCGACCCCAAATGGGGATTCACCGGCGCACCACTACATGATCCTTGCACCATCGCATGGTTACTTAATCCATCGCTGTTTACTACGGTTGATTGTTGGGTGGGTGTTGAAACGAAAGGTGAATATACACAGGGAATGACAGTGGTTGATCGCTATCAATTAACCGGTAAACCGCACAATGCAAAAGTACTGTTTAATATTAACCGAACAGGTTTTGTCGACTTTATCGTAGAACGTCTAAGCGATTACTAA